The genome window CGGCTGGGGTGGACGCGGTGGGTGAGGAGCGCCCAGGCGTAGCCGCGCTCGAGGTCGATCCACACCCCGGTGCCCGTGAACCCGGTGTGCCCGATGGTGCGCGGGCTGCACAAGCTACCACCGCTGAAGCCCGGCTGCCGTAGGACCCAGCCCAAAGCTCGCTCGGAAGTCTGCGGGCGGGTCATCTCCTCGAGGGCGGCTTGCGAGAGCAGGCTTCCATTCAGGACGGAGCGGGCCCACTCGAGCACGCCCGCCAGGGTGCCAAACAGCCCCGCGTGCCCCGCGCCCCCCAGGGCGAAGGCGTTCTCGTCGTGGATTTCGCCCCGCAGCACCCGCCCCCGCCAGGGGCAGCGCTCGGTGGCAACCGAGTTTTCAGGGTTGGGCTTCCAGGTGAGCCCCGCAGGCAGCGGGAAGTCGCGGAGGGGTTTGCCGCGCAGGCGCTCGAGCAAGAGCCCCAGCAGGATGTACCCGACGTCCGAATACAGCGTGGGGCCTGGCTCTTCCACCTCCCAGCGGTGCTGGAGGAGCTGCTGTTTGAGGAGTTGGGGAGCAGTGCCCCAGGTATAGATGGGTGCCCAGGCGGGAAGCCCCGAGGTGTGGGTCAGGAGCTGGCGCAGGGTACGGCTGGGGAGCGGGCTCCCCTGCATCCAGGCCATCTCGGGGAAGAAGCGCGCCAGGGGGTCGTCGAGGTCGGCCAGCCCGTCCTCGACCAGCCGCAGCACCTCGGGTACGGTGAAGAGGACTTTGGTCAGGCTGGCCAGGTCGAAGAACATGGCCGCCTCGAGCGGGACGGGTTCGGGCTCGAGCTGGGCCTTGCCATAAACCCAGCCCTCAGCCTCCCCCTCGGCCCACACGACCCCCAGGGCCGCGCCGGGGATCTGGCCGGAGTCTATGGCGGATTGCAGGATTCGGATAGCGTTTTGGATCATGGTCTTCCAGTGGTCAAGATTTGCGTACTTTTCGGAACGAGCTCTCCGGGAGCGGTACGCCACAACCTCCGTTTGGCGTACGACGTATGACGTGAGTAAAGCCCAATGTCCCAAAGATCAACATTACCAGAGCATTAGTGCCCCTTCAGACGGGGGTCGAGTGCGTCGCGCAGCACGTCGCCCAACAGGTTGAAGCCCAGCGAGGCCAGCAGGATGGCCAGGCCGGAGAAGACCGAAGTCCAAGGTGAGATCGTGAGGTAAGCCCGCCCCTCCGAGAGCATAAGGCCCAGCGAGGGGGCGGGGGGCTGGGTGCCCAGGCCCAAAAAGGAGAGCGAAGCCTCCACCAGGATGGCCGTCGAGAGCGAGAGCGTCGATTGCACCAGGATCACCGAGGCCAGGTTGGGCAGGAGGTGGCGACCGATCACCCGTACTGCCGAAGCGCCCAGGGCCTGGGCCGCCTGGACAAACTCACTCTCGCGCAGCACCAAGGCCGGCCCCCGCACCAGCCGCGCGAAGATCGGGGTGTAGACGATGCCGATGGCCAGGGCAGTGTTCGACTGGCTGGGCCCTAGCATGGCGATGATGCCGATGGCCAGCAGGATGATGGGGAAGGCCAGGAACACGTCCATCAGCCGCATGACCAGCCGGTCGTAGAGGCCGCCGTAGTAGGCCGCCGAGACACCCAGAAAGCCGCCCACCATCAGCGCCAGGATGACCGAAAGCCCCGCCACGAAGAGCGAGGCCCGAATGCCAAAGAGGATCCTCGAGAGCACGTCGCGCCCGAACTGATCGGTGCCCAGCCAGTGCTGGGCGCTGGGCCCGGCGAGGCGGGCCAGGATGTCCTGGCGCAGGGGGTCGTAGGGCGCGATCAGGGGGGCCAGCAAGCCGCTGAGCACGATCAGCAGGGTCAAACCCAGGCCCAGCGCCCCCAGCGGGTTCTTCAGGAGGCCTCGAGCAAAGCTCCAGGTGCCGCTCATGCGTACTCCACGCGGGGGTCGAGGTAGGCGTAGGCCAGGTCCACCAGCAGGTTGATGAACACGAAGCCCGCCGTGACCAGCAAAATGGTGCCCTGTACCAGCGGGTAGTTGCGCTCGTTGATGGCCCCCACGATCAGGCGGCCCATGCCCGGCAGGGCGAAGACCTGCTCGACCACGATGGCCCCGCCGAAGAGGTAGCCGGCCTGGATACCCACCACCGTGACCAGCGGGATGAGCGCGTTGCGCAGGGCGTGCTTGTACATGACGATCCGCTCGGAGAGCCCTTTGGCCCGGGCGGTGCGGATGTAGTCCTGGCTCAAAATGTCCAGCAGGGTCGAGCGCAACAGCCGCGAGAGCCCCGCCAAAAGCGGCAGGGAGAGGGCCAGCACGGGAAAGAGCAGCCGGGCAAAGTGCCCTGCGGGGTCTTCGGCCAGCGGCACGTAGCCGATGGCGGGAAAGCCGGGCCACAGCTTATAGGAGAGGTAGATGAACAGCGTCCCCAGCCAGAACGACGGCACCGTCACACCCGCGATGGCCACTAACCGCACCACGTACTCCCCCGTGGAGTTGCGCCAGTAAGCGCTCAGAATCCCGATGGGGATGGAGAGGAGCACACCCAAGACCAGGGAGAGAAGGGTGATTTCGAGCGTCAGCGGCAGTCGGGCCAGGATTTCCTCTCGGATGGGCGCCCCCGTCCACACGCTCTGCCCCAGGTCGCCCCGCAGCACCCCGGTGAGCCAGTCCCAGTACTGCACCAGCAGGGGCTTATTCAAGCCCAGCTTCTCGCGCAGGGCCTCGAGGCGGTCCGGGGTGATCTCGGTGTTGGCCCCCAGCATGATCTGCACCGCGTCGCCGGGGATGAGCCGGATCATCAAGAACACCAGCAGCGAGACCCCAAACAGCACCAGCACGAGGTCGAGGAGGCGGCGAAGGGTATAAGCGAGCATGAGCGTCAGGCGTCGTATGGCCAGGGGCGTACGGCGTAAGACGTACGACGTAGGACAACCTTATTCACCATTCACCGGGCCAGCCAGGTGTCGCGCAAGTACAGGAGCGAGCGGGTGGGGACCGGCTTGAAGCCCTGCACGTTCTCCCGCGCCGCCGAGAAGAGGGTGCCGTAGACCAGGTGGGCGATGGGCCCCTGGCAGGCCAGCTTCACCTGCAGCTCGGCGTAGATCTTGCGGCGGACATCCGCCGAGGTAGCGGTGCGGCCTTGGTTGAGCAATTGGTCAACGCGGGCATCGGAGTACTTGAAGACGTTGGTCGAGCCGCCGGTGGAGAAGGTGCGGTAGAGGTAGCCGTCGGGGTCGGCGCTGCCGCCATTGAGGGAGGCGAAGGCGTCGAAGTTGGAGTTGCGCCACTCCTGCACAAACTTGCCGAGCTCGAGGATCTCGATCTTGGCGCGGAAGCCAGCGGCGGCGAGCTGGGCCTGCAAGACCTGGGCGGCGTCCACCACGGTCTTGACCGAGCCCAGGGTCAGGATGGTGAAGTCCACCCCGCCGGGGTAACCGGCCTGGCGCAGCAGCTCCCGGGCTTTGGCCGGGTTGGTGTTGTAGCAGGGGAAAGCCGAGGTGGGCGAAGCCCAGCCCTTGAGGGCCGGCGAGAGCGGCCCGCCGGGGACCCCGTTGCCAAAGTACACCGCCTGCACCAGCGCCTTGCGGTCGATGGCGTAATTGAGGGCCTCGCGTACTTTAGGGTTGTCGAAGGGTTTGCGGGTGACGTTCATCCCCAAGAGGCTGTAGGCCAGGTCCTGGGTCTGGTAGAGCTTGACCCCGGGGGCGTTCCTGAGGGTCACGGCCAGCGAGGGATCGATGTTGGGGAGGAAGTGGTAGGTGCCGCTGGAGATCCCCACCTGGCGGGTGGCCGCGTCGGGGACGATGTTAAACTTGAGGGCATCCAGATAGGGCCGGCCCTGGCGGTAATACCTGGGATTGCGCTCGAGCAGGATGTAGGTGTCGGGCACCCACTCCTTGAACTGGAAGGGCCCGGTGCCCACCGCCCGGCGCTGCAGGTCACCCCCCGAGGCAACGTACTCCGCGGGCACGATGGAAAGCCCGGCCAGCTCGCTGAGGAAGGGGGAGAAAGGCTGGGAGAGTTCGAAGACCACTTCCAGCGGGCCCGTGGCCCGGACCTCCTTGACCAGGTTGAAGCGGCTGGCGACGGGCGAGCCGGTCTTGGGGTCGCGCACGCGGTTGAAGCTCGCCACCACGTCCTTGGCGGAGAAAGCCTGGCCGTTGTGAAAGGTCACCCCGGAGCGCAGCTTGAAGGTGTAGGTCAGCCCGTCGGGGCTCACCTTCCAGGACTCGGCCAAGGCCGGGCGCACCCGCAGACCCTCGTCTACCTCGGTGAGCCCCTCGTAGATGTTGCCGATCACCACGAAGGTGGCGAAGGCCGTGGCCACGTGGGGGTCGAGGCCCGCCGGGGAAGAATCCACCGCGATCTGCAAAGTGCCCCCTCGCACCGGGGTCTGCGCCCAGGCCAGAGATCCGATCAGCGCCGCTAACAAGAGCCATCCCATTCGCCGCATAAGGCCTCCTCTTTACCCATGTACCCCCCGATCTTAACGGCTTGGGGTTTGGTATTCAAGTGGTATTATCCTGGGGGGAGGGTGACCCTAGAACCTAGGGGTCACCACCGCATAAGGTAGGGCAGATTGGTAGTTGGGTGGTATATTCAGACTGAGCATGAAACTGCAACTGGACAGCTCCTCGCACACGCCCCTCTACCTTCAGCTCGAGGCCGCCTTGAGGGCGGTATTGGCGGCGGGCGAATGGCGGCCTGGAGAGGCCTTGCCGCCCGAGCGCGAGCTGGCTGAGCAGCTGGGGGTCTCGCGGATCACCCTGCGCAAAGCCCTCGAGCGCTTGGAAGACGAAGGGTTGCTGCTGCGCCGTCAGGGGAGTGGAACCTATGTGGCCCCGCGGGTGGAGCAGCCGCTTTCGGTGCTTACCGGCTTCAGCCAGGACATGCGCGCCCGGGGGCTCGAGGCCAGCAGCCGCTGGGTGCAGCGGGGGATCTTTCAGGCTACCCCTGAGGAGGCCTTGGCCCTGGGCCTCTCTCCGGGCAGCCAGGTGGCCCGGCTCGAGCGGGTGCGCCTGGCCCAGGGCGAGCCCATGGCGTTGGAGCTGGCGGTGCTTCCTGCCAAGTACCTGCCCGATCCGAAGGCCGTGGCGGAGTCGCTCTACGCCCACCTCGAGGCCCGTTCTTTGCGCCCGGTGCGGGCTTTGCAGCGCTTGCGGGCGGTGGCCGCCGGAGAGCGCGAGGCCGAACTGCTAGGGGTGGCTCCCGGGGCCCCGGTGCTCTACATCGAGCGGCTGGGTTACCTCTCTGACGGCAGCGTGCTCGAGTTCACCCGTAGCCATTACCGCGGCGACCGCTACGACTTCGTGGCCGAGCTGCGCAGCGGAGGTTGAGGGTGCGCGTTTTGGGAATCATGTCAGGTACCTCGGCGGACGGGGCGGATCTGGTGCTGGCTGAGCTCGAGGGGCAACCGCCCAAGCTCGTTTGGAGGGTGCTTGAGCACCGCCCGGTTCCCTTCCCGGGGGAGCTTCGGGAGCGGGTGCTGCTGGCCTTACGCGGGGATATGCACACCCGGGGCCTGGCCCTGCTCCACCACGAGCTGGGCCGCTTCTATGCGGAGGCGGCCGAGCCGCTAGCGGGTCGGGTGGAACTCGCCGCGTTGCACGGGCAGACCATCTGGCATGAACCCCCCCAGGCCACCTTCCAGATTGGGGAGGCTGCCTACCTGGCCGAAGCCCTGGGTTGCCCGGTGGTGGCGGACTTCCGCCCGGCGGACTTGGCTTTGGGGGGTGAGGCGGCTCCCTTGGTCGCCTATCCGGATCTGCTTTTATACGGGGAAGAGGGGGTGCGGCGCGCGATTCACAACATCGGCGGGATCTCCAACCTCACGTATTTGCCGGGGCTTGAGAGAGAAGGCGTTTTGGCCTTTGACACCGGCCCGGGCAACTGTCTCCTCGACGAAGCCGCCGCCCGGCTTGGCCTGACCCACGACCCAGGCGGAAGCCTCGCGCGCAGGGGGCAGGTGGACGTGGAAAAAGCCACCGCCTGGCTCTCCCACCCCTACTTTGCCCGCACCCCCCCCAAGTCCACCGGGCGTGAGCTGTGGCGGCTGGAGGGGCTCGAGACCGAGGGCCTGCGCCCCTATGACCTCCTGGCCACCCTCACTTACTTCACCGCCCGCAGCATCGTCCAGGCTTACCACGACTTCGTGCTGCCACGAGGATTGGATGAGGTCTGGGTAGCCGGCGGCGGGGCCTACAACCAAGCCCTGATGGAGCAGGTGCGTGCCGGGCTACCGGTTCCGGTCTACACCTTTGAAGAGCGGGGCTACGATAGCCGCTTGCGGGAAGCGCTGGCCTTCGCAGTGTTAGGGTATTTGCGGTTTCACGGCCTGCCCAACGTTCTCCCGGCGGTCACCGGGGCGGCCCGGGCGGCGGTGGCAGGCAAGCTTTGCCTGCCCGCGGGGGCCGGATAAAAGGTGATTGCCATTCCCAAGCGGACTCCGGTACAATCAGCCCATGCCTGGCCTGCGTGAACGGCAAAAGCAACG of Meiothermus sp. Pnk-1 contains these proteins:
- a CDS encoding serine hydrolase produces the protein MIQNAIRILQSAIDSGQIPGAALGVVWAEGEAEGWVYGKAQLEPEPVPLEAAMFFDLASLTKVLFTVPEVLRLVEDGLADLDDPLARFFPEMAWMQGSPLPSRTLRQLLTHTSGLPAWAPIYTWGTAPQLLKQQLLQHRWEVEEPGPTLYSDVGYILLGLLLERLRGKPLRDFPLPAGLTWKPNPENSVATERCPWRGRVLRGEIHDENAFALGGAGHAGLFGTLAGVLEWARSVLNGSLLSQAALEEMTRPQTSERALGWVLRQPGFSGGSLCSPRTIGHTGFTGTGVWIDLERGYAWALLTHRVHPSRHRESGIIELRRTVGNAIAASYRRSHL
- a CDS encoding ABC transporter permease, translated to MSGTWSFARGLLKNPLGALGLGLTLLIVLSGLLAPLIAPYDPLRQDILARLAGPSAQHWLGTDQFGRDVLSRILFGIRASLFVAGLSVILALMVGGFLGVSAAYYGGLYDRLVMRLMDVFLAFPIILLAIGIIAMLGPSQSNTALAIGIVYTPIFARLVRGPALVLRESEFVQAAQALGASAVRVIGRHLLPNLASVILVQSTLSLSTAILVEASLSFLGLGTQPPAPSLGLMLSEGRAYLTISPWTSVFSGLAILLASLGFNLLGDVLRDALDPRLKGH
- a CDS encoding ABC transporter permease, whose protein sequence is MLAYTLRRLLDLVLVLFGVSLLVFLMIRLIPGDAVQIMLGANTEITPDRLEALREKLGLNKPLLVQYWDWLTGVLRGDLGQSVWTGAPIREEILARLPLTLEITLLSLVLGVLLSIPIGILSAYWRNSTGEYVVRLVAIAGVTVPSFWLGTLFIYLSYKLWPGFPAIGYVPLAEDPAGHFARLLFPVLALSLPLLAGLSRLLRSTLLDILSQDYIRTARAKGLSERIVMYKHALRNALIPLVTVVGIQAGYLFGGAIVVEQVFALPGMGRLIVGAINERNYPLVQGTILLVTAGFVFINLLVDLAYAYLDPRVEYA
- a CDS encoding ABC transporter substrate-binding protein, coding for MRRMGWLLLAALIGSLAWAQTPVRGGTLQIAVDSSPAGLDPHVATAFATFVVIGNIYEGLTEVDEGLRVRPALAESWKVSPDGLTYTFKLRSGVTFHNGQAFSAKDVVASFNRVRDPKTGSPVASRFNLVKEVRATGPLEVVFELSQPFSPFLSELAGLSIVPAEYVASGGDLQRRAVGTGPFQFKEWVPDTYILLERNPRYYRQGRPYLDALKFNIVPDAATRQVGISSGTYHFLPNIDPSLAVTLRNAPGVKLYQTQDLAYSLLGMNVTRKPFDNPKVREALNYAIDRKALVQAVYFGNGVPGGPLSPALKGWASPTSAFPCYNTNPAKARELLRQAGYPGGVDFTILTLGSVKTVVDAAQVLQAQLAAAGFRAKIEILELGKFVQEWRNSNFDAFASLNGGSADPDGYLYRTFSTGGSTNVFKYSDARVDQLLNQGRTATSADVRRKIYAELQVKLACQGPIAHLVYGTLFSAARENVQGFKPVPTRSLLYLRDTWLAR
- a CDS encoding GntR family transcriptional regulator — translated: MKLQLDSSSHTPLYLQLEAALRAVLAAGEWRPGEALPPERELAEQLGVSRITLRKALERLEDEGLLLRRQGSGTYVAPRVEQPLSVLTGFSQDMRARGLEASSRWVQRGIFQATPEEALALGLSPGSQVARLERVRLAQGEPMALELAVLPAKYLPDPKAVAESLYAHLEARSLRPVRALQRLRAVAAGEREAELLGVAPGAPVLYIERLGYLSDGSVLEFTRSHYRGDRYDFVAELRSGG
- a CDS encoding anhydro-N-acetylmuramic acid kinase, producing MRVLGIMSGTSADGADLVLAELEGQPPKLVWRVLEHRPVPFPGELRERVLLALRGDMHTRGLALLHHELGRFYAEAAEPLAGRVELAALHGQTIWHEPPQATFQIGEAAYLAEALGCPVVADFRPADLALGGEAAPLVAYPDLLLYGEEGVRRAIHNIGGISNLTYLPGLEREGVLAFDTGPGNCLLDEAAARLGLTHDPGGSLARRGQVDVEKATAWLSHPYFARTPPKSTGRELWRLEGLETEGLRPYDLLATLTYFTARSIVQAYHDFVLPRGLDEVWVAGGGAYNQALMEQVRAGLPVPVYTFEERGYDSRLREALAFAVLGYLRFHGLPNVLPAVTGAARAAVAGKLCLPAGAG